The stretch of DNA CGTCAAAGCTAAATGTTGCCTCAATTATTGTTAGTGGCCTtatatagatgcaaaatgtatttttttttcataatggccttgtataagggaatggagggagtatctgTAATCGACCCCTTAAAATTTAATTTAGGCCCTCATATGCCTCCTCAAACTTTAACTCTTTATATACGAGGAATTAAAAGATGTGATTACTAGCCGAACTCTCAAATTTAACTCCCCAAACTTTTTTCACACGACACAATTCCAttcaaaaaaatttgaaattAGTCCATTCGGGCACACATTTCGATTCAAACTACATTGCATAACACGAAATTTAAACTACACTTAGTAAATCACTCATTTTGaaggaaaaaaattaaaaaaaaaagtCTAATCCTCCTGGATCATGAGCTTGCCTCAATTCACGCCGTCGTCAAAGCTAAATGTTGCCTCAATTATTGTTAGTGGCCTtatatagatgcaaaatgtatttttttttcataatggccttgtataagggaatggagggagtatctgTAATCGACCCCTTAAAATTTAATTTAGGCCCTCATATGCCTCCTCAAACTTTAACTCTTTATATACGAGGAATTAAAAGATGTGATTACTAGCCGAACTCTCAAATTTAACTCCCCAAACTTTTTTCACACGACTGGAACAAAGGTCACTCATTGCCCCACCATATGACCAGGCCTTGTCGGTACCCCCCTTATTGTACAGCTCGAGGCGTTGACGCTCCTTGACAACGAGCTCCAAATTATTCAGGCGGAGCTCGACCATGTACTCCTCATCGACGCACACCACCTCGAGACGCTCGAAGGCCTCCTGATTCTCCCGCACCTCGCGACGGGAAACCACTCGAGGGTCGATGGCGAGGAACTCGGGGACATCACGGCCGCTGCGAGGGAAGTTGATCTTCGCCCGACTGTCGTAGAGACTCACCGCCTGCTTCGCAGACTAGAAGGAGTCAATCCAGTACCGACGACCGGTGTCTTGTCCTTTATTTACGAATCCCATGCGGCCACATGTCGTAGCACTTCCTCTTCAGCGGCGGCTGTAGCAAGTCGGTGTAGGAGCGAGAGGGTGACGCGCCGCCGCATGCTCAGATCGCTTGCATGTGCAGTACGGATCGACACTTCGATACGGATCGACACTTCGAATCAGCGGTGGTAACCCCCAATGGCTAAATCCTACCATTTCGAGGGAGTCGAGGGCGGCACCGGTTGATTGGAAGTGCCAGGCGCGGGAGGGCAAGTGCTATGGTGGATTTTGGCGGCGCGGACGTTCATGCGGTGCAAGCGCAGGGAAGGGGTGATATATCCTGAGATTAAGCCACGGTAAAAGCTAGGAGTAAAAGTTTCAACTAGTTAAACCGGATTAAGGTTTGGATAGGTCCGGTTTAACACTTGAAAACGAATTTTGCACTCCCTTACCCGGTTTTGAGGGACTATTGCTATAGTTGCTTTTGACTCCACCCGGTTTTGAGGGACTATTGCTATAGTTGCTCTGACTCCACCACTATAGAGAAACATTTGAACATTTCGAGACAGGAAGTGGCACTTGGAAAGTTGCAGCTACATCGGCCTCACTGTTGGAAGACAGTAAGGACTACAAGGAGCTTTTGGTTATTGGGTGCAATCGCTAGGAAACGTTTCAATAATAGGATAGAAGTTTCTTGTCATGTTTTTCGCCGGTTGTGGcctttttttctctctttgtGCTTTTTCTCAGGGAGCTTTTGGTTATTGGGTACAATCGCTAAGAGACATTCCAATAATAGGATAGGAGTTTCTTGTCATGTTTTTCGCCGGTTATGGCCTTTTTTTTCTCCCTTTGTGCTCTTTCTGAGAACCGTACTGGATGTCAGACTTTGTTTTGATTGGCACTTTTAAGAAGATGGCCGCGAGGCCGAGGGAATACCCCCCTTgtcaaaaaaaaaaaagaaaaaacatcGGCCTCCCTGTTTTGCTGTCCATGTCAAAGTAAAGCTAAGAATCACATCGAGGGCTCTGGCCACGTGAATATCACCTGATCATGAGAGTGATTGCTCGAGGAAACACTACATCCGTAGCTAGTGGTACCACACACACGTAGACTTTACAGAGATGCGACGATGGTAGATCTTCGTCTTAAAGGCTGCCGTGTGCCGTCCCTTTGAAAAGGAAAACTGATCTGCAACACGCTTGGGAGTTTCTTCAGAACTTGTCTACACGCTGCAACGAACCAACCGCATTTGCAGCTGCTCTCTTCACCTGCATGGATCAAGGAAAATCAGCAATGTCACTCTGCATGGTGAGAGCTGAAAGTCTGGTGGATGGATGTGCTAACCTCACATCTCGCCACTACAGGGTGCAAAGCGAAACCAAGTGGTAACCCTGAAGCGCTGGCTCACACTTTGCTTCAAACGAAAAATACCTTCCAAGTTTACGCGCTGATGgatgcatggaaaacaaaaataTATTAGTAGTAACGTTGCAAATTTAGATGCTGGGGATATAAGGAAACATGCATCACCTTTATCATAGATGAGATCAGCTGCTCTAGGAGGCAAGTCGCTCCTCAGGACTCCTTCTCTCACTTTAGCGTGTGTCTCGGCCTCGTGCTGGAACATGGAGACTAGCTGCTGGAGCTCCAACTTCCTCATTTGGACCTGCTCATCACTGACCGGTTTCTGCAGGCCGAAATAGATGATTCCGACGATGATCAGCATGAACCCAAGCAGGAACAGAAGCCCGGAGAACAATGCAAAAGCATATGGAGTGTTTTTAGCTCCTGGGATGCCGTCCACGTTGATCCCAAACAATCCGGTGATGATTGACAGAATGAGGCCACACCCACCAAAAATGGTCAAATTATGCGTGATGCGAAGGCTCTTATCCTGAGTATCACAACAACCGATCGAGTTCATAGCTGATACTTCCATATATCATAGAAAAGGTACAGGTCTCGGTCATATTACTTGTTAGCATAGGTTGATcttattttctcctttatctTTTGTACTTTATGTAAATACTTTACTTTTTAATATATATATACCGTAGAAAAATATATTACTTGTTAGCATACCCTCAATTTTTTTTACTTGTTAGCAAACTACGGTTCATGTTGTCGCTTAtcaattactccctccgttcctaaatataagtctttttagagatttcaatagagactacatacgaagcaaaatgagtgaatctctactctaaaatatgtctaaatacatccgtatgtagtctgtacgtattgaaatctctaaaaagacttatatttagaaacagagggaCTAGTATAAAAATTTCAATCAGATCCCACAAGAGTGAGTCTGCCAAAGTATTTACCTGCAACCAGGCACGCACAGTGCTCTGCATCACATCCTGGATGGTGAACAACCGGCCACGGACAGCCTCTTGCTCTTCTATCATTTGCCTTGTGTCTTTCCTGATACCTTCAAGCAAGAACCTGGTGGCGGTTCCCCTCAGATACTGGAGCAGCTCAAATATTATCTCCTCTCTAGCATGCAGTGACCATTTCACCCTGATAACCTATTCACAAAATGCATTCAGTTCAAACatattctttcttttttttgaGAAATACATATTCATTATGTGCGTGTTTGGTTGCTAGCATAACAGCCATGCAGGCTCTGGGCGGCCAAATCCGGTCCACAAAGAGAAACATGCCTGCCCGCTCCTCAAAGCAAACCCTCAGCCTGGCCCGGGAGGAGCCCTCAAATCGGCGGTTTGCAGGCCCGAACCAGTATGGGAGCAACCAAACGAACTACACAACTCGGCTCAAACCTCGTATTAGCCCATACAGGCTCTACCGGGCCAGGTTTCCAGGAAGCCCAAAAATGCAGTGAGTAACCAAACACGCCCTATATCCACTGTACTGAACTTACTCATTCTGAATATACATACCTGAGTGGCTAACCTTCTAATGTCTTGGTTAAATATTATGCACAGCAGGTTTAGGTCTTCTTGATTCCTCCTGAACATGCTCATACTGTCACATAGTTCTAGCCAAAGAGGAAAGAGGTTCATGAAACCAAGGGTATTAAAGTATATAACTTGCCTGTTTACAAATTTAACTTCAATTTCATCGGCTGCACCAAACACGTATTTGCGCCACAATCTGTCAGGTAAGTATGATGATGACTAGATGTTACAACACTGGGTAGTTGTGCTTCTTAAAAATTCAATACCACCTGTCATCCCATCGAGCAAGGCGGGAAGCCAAATGCGCTACAACTTCATGGATACTTTTAGGAGCTGTACTTCCACATGCAGAAAGAAGCTCCTGCAGCGAGCAAGACTATGCAGGTGAAGAGGAAAATTAACAGATTAGAGATGGTTCTTACTTGAAACTGTTCACTGAGAAATGGTACCTGAACCTCTGTAACCCCTATGACGTTAATGTTGGTCGCAGAACCTTTCACATGAAGCGCTGTTATAAGAAAATTTTGAGCTTGCCATGCACGGAGCACAATAGGAATGTCATCTTCGTCCCCGGCCGGATCGCCCACGGACTGGCCCAATAGCTCGAACAGCAAACCACCTGCAACTCTAACCGGGACCTGAGCGGCATGGGTCACCATGAATTATTTTGTCCACGAGATCGAGATGGCACACAAAGAATTCAGTTAATTCAGTCCGTCACCTCATACAGTAGATGCTTCATCTTCTCACTGATGAGCATGCTCTCGTCCCTGAGCGCCACGCGGATGGCCGGGTGCAGCCATCGCGCCCCGGCAAGCCAGGCGTCCACCGCCGGGTGTCCCGCTGTCACGTGGCACCACCAGGTCGGCCCCGCCGGCCTCTGCCAGTACGGCGCGGCGACATCGGCCACGGTGATATCGCAGCACTGGTCGCCGTCGTCCATGAGGCCGCCCATCCCCTGCCCGTCCCACGCCGCGTCCCCCTCCACCATCTCCACCAGCTCCGCTATCCTCCTCCACCCGATGGGCACCCAGTAGCTCTCCGGCGACGCCTTCCCGTGCTTGCACGCCGGCCCCGGCTCCTCGCCGTCCTCCGAACCTACCGGTTGCCAATCTGTCAAGCCAACCGGGCTTTCTACCGCGAAATGGAATCAAACCAAGAAAGTTGTATAGCTTGCCTTGAGATGAAACGTCTCCCAACTTTGTGATGGGTAGCTTCGTGGGATCCATGGCTGCTGAATGGTCTTTGGAGTACTGCGAG from Triticum urartu cultivar G1812 chromosome 3, Tu2.1, whole genome shotgun sequence encodes:
- the LOC125544102 gene encoding uncharacterized protein LOC125544102 isoform X1 yields the protein MDGEPRWHNSFPSNVRKELIHSLGSSTKEASPQSDLWTGGLVCAFEFVRGHGFASPPNLSRNNSSQYSKDHSAAMDPTKLPITKLGDVSSQGSEDGEEPGPACKHGKASPESYWVPIGWRRIAELVEMVEGDAAWDGQGMGGLMDDGDQCCDITVADVAAPYWQRPAGPTWWCHVTAGHPAVDAWLAGARWLHPAIRVALRDESMLISEKMKHLLYEVPVRVAGGLLFELLGQSVGDPAGDEDDIPIVLRAWQAQNFLITALHVKGSATNINVIGVTEVQELLSACGSTAPKSIHEVVAHLASRLARWDDRLWRKYVFGAADEIEVKFVNRRNQEDLNLLCIIFNQDIRRLATQVIRVKWSLHAREEIIFELLQYLRGTATRFLLEGIRKDTRQMIEEQEAVRGRLFTIQDVMQSTVRAWLQDKSLRITHNLTIFGGCGLILSIITGLFGINVDGIPGAKNTPYAFALFSGLLFLLGFMLIIVGIIYFGLQKPVSDEQVQMRKLELQQLVSMFQHEAETHAKVREGVLRSDLPPRAADLIYDKARKLGRYFSFEAKCEPALQGYHLVSLCTL
- the LOC125544102 gene encoding uncharacterized protein LOC125544102 isoform X2, with translation MDGEPRWHNSFPSNVRKELIHSLGSSTKEASPQSDLWTGGLVCAFEFVRGHGFASPPNLSRNNSSQYSKDHSAAMDPTKLPITKLGDVSSQGSEDGEEPGPACKHGKASPESYWVPIGWRRIAELVEMVEGDAAWDGQGMGGLMDDGDQCCDITVADVAAPYWQRPAGPTWWCHVTAGHPAVDAWLAGARWLHPAIRVALRDESMLISEKMKHLLYEVPVRVAGGLLFELLGQSVGDPAGDEDDIPIVLRAWQAQNFLITALHVKGSATNINVIGVTEVQELLSACGSTAPKSIHEVVAHLASRLARWDDRLWRKYVFGAADEIEVKFVNRRNQEDLNLLCIIFNQDIRRLATQVIRVKWSLHAREEIIFELLQYLRGTATRFLLEGIRKDTRQMIEEQEAVRGRLFTIQDVMQSTVRAWLQKPVSDEQVQMRKLELQQLVSMFQHEAETHAKVREGVLRSDLPPRAADLIYDKARKLGRYFSFEAKCEPALQGYHLVSLCTL